The Carassius gibelio isolate Cgi1373 ecotype wild population from Czech Republic chromosome B5, carGib1.2-hapl.c, whole genome shotgun sequence genome segment TAAGAAATTATTTAAACCTCTTAAATGAGAGATCTAATCAAATAATCAGATTAAGCTTTGGCTAGTGCCAGTGCTTTTAATTATCATCgattaatattcatttatttatttctatagtgaactttagtttagttatttttagttatacTCCAAATGAGAATGAGAAATGGCAACATAGCTgaactaaaataagtttttttttttttatcatttatgtcaactaatatttaattcaagcaatgaaaatgtttattttagtttcttaTAACTCATAAAACAAATAGCTAATTTATTCCACATTTTTCTGTGATCATTTTTAGGGGACAAATATGCAATACTCAAGAAACAGTATTTATCAAACGATGCTTAAGATGTAAAAAAGTAACATGACATACATTGTTCTCTAAAATACTATTAAGAAATGCATAAAGGCACACATCTGTTCTATGCATACACATCTCATCTTGACATAACAAGCCATTTAATTGCACACATCCCTTTAACTAGAAATCAACAACCAAAACACAGACACTGTTTTAATAAAAGGTGGCACAGACTTTAATTTTTTAGATTCGCAGCACATTCTACAAAGACACAAGAggggacagagagaaagaaagattcaAGAACATGGAAGATACCGgtcacaattgtttttttgtttttacagagaAGCTTTTATTTCCCCCAAACTTTGAAGAGAAAGGTGTCTAGAAAGATCCATCTAAAATGGTAAAAATGCTTACAAACACGTACAAAACAAGCGCTAGCAAGATTTAACGGATCCCAATGTCAGTGAAGTACAAACGGTCAATCCATCTTCTGAGGTTTTACGAAATCTGAAAATCAGGTTGCGAAAaactagcacaaaaaaaaaaaaaatccctcaggAATGAATCCTTTTCCCACCCTGAAAACCCCCCTTTATCAAATCAAAATAGACGTTCATCCCTTAAATAAAACTGTACTGATATTAAAACTTTAAAGAACTGAACTCAATATTTACACTTTCCCCAAAAAGTCTCATCATCAAGACGAAAAGATAATGGGACAATAAATTCATTGGCAAGAAAacgaaaacaaaaaactaaatgatgATTACATTCTGCATGTTGCACAGACTAAGCATGCAGCTCTGGTAAGGCCAACAGCGGACATCACAGATGGGCTCCCTCTACTTACGAAACGgtacaatcaataatggaaaaatcgcataaaaaaaaaaaaaaaaagatgttaaaggAAAAATAGGATCCACTTGCTTTGGAAGAAAACGTTTCCTTCAAATATGTTGTCTAAAAAATATTGTTAGGAGAAATGGCAGGGAGCACATCTACCCAAGAAGCAGAGGAATGTAGGCTCTGAAAACAAGCTGAAGTGATCGGGTACATCAGTTTGGCTTGGATCTCCATCCTCTAGAAGAAGCGACCAGAGTACTGCTTCACGCTGAAAGAGGAAATGACACGCTTGAGACCACACACAAAATCTCATCATGCTGGGACAGTTCGTTACATGCGCTGGATATGCCAttacaataaacaatacaaaacaaactgtatataaaagtattataataaaGTTAATACAGTACTGACAAAGCATGAGCACATCATCTAGTTTATAATACACTGTGTACAAAAGATAATTAAACTAGCCGATTTACTTATGAGAGCATCTTAATGATGTTTTCCTAactatatttgcatattttaggTTTAATCATattagcatgcatttatttatttttaatttaagtaaaattaagAAGCTCAAATTAGCTTTGGGACAACTAGTTGTCCAAAAACCTACTAGTTGATTAGTACAGTTGAATAGATTTTCTACATTTTCTGTTTTGATATTTTAGCATCAATGCATTAACTTAAAAgctgcattcatttaaaacagtttactCAATAAGAAATGTAGCCATTTAAAAATTAGCCTCATTATCCCCAGCTTCCTTAAGTCagttttaaaaatatgtacacCTATATGAATAATGGCAGACATTAGACAGCTGGAAAGCATTTTGGATTATTGTCTCTCCCGGTTACACTCACATGATTGCAGCAAGAACTGCTGCATTTACATCCTTAACATTAATCAAACAACTAAAAGAGGAAATCACTCACTGAATAACTTCTGTAATGTTAATATGTTTATAAGCTTCAATGCGCGTTAAATGAGTCATTTAATGcaatttcatgttttcctttctctttggtgtGTAACAAGCTGATTgcgcatagataagatccctgaagttgtaaagactaaagtctcaaaaccaaagagatattcttgatTAAAGTTTAgcctctgccacgcccccctaaaaggCTTATTCAAACACACCGCCacgtctacgtcacgatgtggaaatatttgcgtaatgccacccAAAATTTGCTaggacaatctggtgcttctgaaacagctactgtaagtatttttttatattagtttaagtatttgctattgactgttcagaAGTGGAGTTTTGCTCATCGTGTctgagtgagagagggagagagtcacacagtggagtcagctgtcttaaccgtctgtgGCTTGTAAACTGCAAACacatgagcttcatcactgtgtctgtcacgtgactctgttTCACTTTCGAGCTTGAAcagatggtaaaactaaggacattattaaatgtctttacatttattttgaaagatcaagctcgcgattatggaaaggggtgttaatTTTCCAATGAGTGCTTgaggtgttcggccaatcacaatgcactggtccagttggccaatcagagcagactgcgcttgttggAAGGAGGGACTTAAAAATGATGTGTTTGAGacaggcagggcatagaggacctacaataatgtacagtattttataaataatgtgtttttttaacattaaaagcatgtcaacatattctgttaacacaaaataattaactttaaaaaaagcatcatatgacccctttaaatgcatACACTGAAGAATATGCAgagttttattgtatatttgatTATGAAATTACTGTAGTATTTTTGTAGCACAGGCCTACAAGGAAAActtaaaaagcactttatttgcatatttattctaatatatttatttttatgcttgtCTGTAATtagtaattcatttattattgattgtTTACGTCTTTAATAAGCTAAAGAACTTTACTGTGATATGAGAATTATGAAAtttcaataatatataaaattttggTATTGTAACAACCTTATTTCCAGCACAAATAACTATTGTGATGCATATCATCAGTTACAACAATGATTCATTCTCAAAAGACCAATCATTTACACCACTTCACAAAGTATAGGGTCAATTATGATATTATATCTGCTTTAAATTTAATAACATGACTTAATTGTATACCCAAACAATAGGGTGAATAATAAGAGTGCTTCATTTGAAACATAAAACCATGATACAGACAAGAGACAGGTTAGCATTAGAAAGCAGTCACACTGGCATGTTACAGTAGAAATGCTGGTTTATGATCGGTTTACCCATGCTATTAAGTATAAGCCAGCACTGACATGGCCAGATGTGAGTTCAGATGTTAGTCAGAGCAGGCCTCTTCAGTTAGGATGGGTGAAATGTGTTTGAGGGTGGGGGCAGATGATGCTGGGCCTGTGCTGTAGGGCAGACCGTGCTTTGTTGTCACTTTTATCtaactaacaacaacaaaatcacaaGTCTTCCACACAGAAGCAAGCCAGCCATTCTCCTGGGTCCCACTCATTTGCCCCTTGGTAAATTACATTTGGATTTGATCCCAAATGGAACTAATATAACAAACCCTTCTGTACACATTTcacaaaaaggaaaatatatgaAACTCCCCTGAAGTTGGAAGCTGTTAGATCAGGCAAAAAGAAGTGCATGAATTGGCAGTCAAATGTATATGAAGCATAAAGAAAGTGTGAGGAActactgaaaatacattttagttccAAATAGTAAGCAAAGAAAGACAGGCAGTTGGAATTAGCAGTTTAGCACCTGTATTTTCACCATAACAAAATATGTTATGACTTGATATGCTCAGGAAGCTGTGATTTGTTTGGTTAAGTGTGACCTTGTGTCCAAACCAGGTATGAAAACAAAGCAGGTGAATATCTTTTCTCGGTCTAGCATTGGGAATAGAGATTCTTATTCCGAATTGGTTCTATAAGGATTGTTAAATGAAACCACTGAGGAACCGTAATTGTTAAGTGAATTCAGAGCCCACACTGAATCTCACAGTCGCATCTGATTAAAACACATGATGGTTATGTGTCAGGATGGGGTGGTGGTAAAGTTCTGGAATAGGCGATAGACTCACCTGTTCTGAAGTAGGTACTGGGCATTCTGAATCTGGTCTTGTGTGCCTGTGATGGTAATGATCCTGTCCTCTGAGCCCTCCAGAGGCTCGTCGATTTTAATAGATGCTCCCGACTCATGACGGATCTGCTTGATCCTCTGGCCACCTTTTCCAATGATAGAGCCGGCCAGCTATAACAAGACATGAAGTAAATGTCTCCCAATCcgctaaaactaaactaaaaaaagtgGTTGAAATACTAActcaaacaacaaaaatacatacaatacCATACAAATAATACCTAATATCACATTGACAATTAtggcaataaaatataaataatacaaaagtaaAGGCCAGTTCTCACAAAGCACGATAAtgataaagataacgataaagatatagttctaaaaatcgttctcaatattaaagaataacggagtccacaccacaactacaacaataaaggcacagagaaacgatatcgctggaatcactttcagaacgattattttttctgatgaacgataaaaacattgccaaccaatcagaatcaatcctgctgtaatctGCTCgaaaatttaaagcagcagacgcgcgtCAGCTTAGAATAcgcagacaatatcgttcgctggtgtggacgctaatatcgttatctttatttttttcgttcttggtgtgaacgggccttaacacTGCTGCTTAGGTGTTGGGCAAACAGTTTGAATCAGGTAATTTCCCAATCCCACTGTTTCAAACACTCATTATCTGCACCACCAAATAAATTCAGAAgtgaacattacatttatttaaaaactgaatcaAAACACCAACTATAAAAACCTTGTGTTTTTCTACTTTTGCACTCACATCTTTAGGGATAGTCACTTGTGTTGTAATAACAGGCCCACCAATGTCACTGTAAGAACCTCGACCACCTGTTGAAACAAACATCTTACTGGGATTCAGCCAATGCCTATAATGTAGGCCTCTCATTCAAGCAGTATTAATATATACAATCAATTTTCACAATAACTGACACACTCACCAGACTGGAAGGGCTCCCAAGAAGAATTATTGTCTTCAGatgaaacaagaaaagaaaaagaagatggAAAAAGTGATCAAGATATCAGAGCTATGACAGTaaaagataaagagagagagaaaagcaggaAACGCTACACTATTGAGGCGTGCAGTGCTCCGTTTGACTGGAGGTAACCTTGAgctagtgtgtatgtgtgcagctGAAGAACACTCACCATATCCACCTCCACTCTGTGTACAACGATGGGGGggaaagacagagaaaaaaaaaaaacatggagtcAATTCAGAGAGCACAAGCATAAACACAAAGCACAGTCTACATGGATCGTTGATTCTTTATGCTTTCAATCTGACACTTCTATTTAAAAAGAAAGCAATAAACCAGTCGAGGCCATGcaataaagtgatttttttacCAGAGTTAAAGGGGTTTTAGGGCACTGTTAGGAAGATGCCACACACCTAACATTCTTTAACCGCTGTAAAACCATTGTAATGCCTGGGTTCAAAGCATAATGATTATTAAAAACTgtggaataaatatatatatattttgcattgaCAATTTTTTCAATTATACACATTTAgccaattttttattattgcaatctCATTCATAAAATTTTCCAATACTTTACATTTTCATTGGAAGTGGAAGGAACAAACATTATCGTATCATGAATCAGAAGACGAAAATTGATTCATTTGTCATGAATTTGCAAGAAGGTCAGAAaagcctttttattttaattttttacatttttaaattcaaaatatataatatttgaaataaataaactaacatttactatattaaaatgaactgcatcattcatatcttttattttatttattttgtaagaaaCGTGGCCTGAATATGTTATTATGAGACTGAGCTGAGCTAAACACGCTGGCagttttattcagatttcagCACTGAATTGGACATGCGTGTGCTGATACTCTGTCTATGTGGATTCTGCTCACTCCGAGAAGCGAAGCCCAAAGTTCATTGGCGAGAGTGATGGCCTTCACCTACGTATTTAACTGCTCCTTGGTAACCAAGGCAACAAGTGATTCAAAAATCTGTTGCCAAGCAACAGCAGGCCAAACCAGTGCGCTAGGCACAGGAGCTCCACGTATGAATCGATTACAATGTCACTTCAGAAAGAAAGACCAAGccattctacttttttttttttaactgcccattaatgaaaaaaaaaaatctctatcaTCCTTCACAATGACAGATGACCCTCAAATGATGAATCTCAATATATGCTGAAAAACTACAAATTTATATTCAGATGTTGATTTATGCTCATTGCTCACCATGCTCTCGTAGCGGTCTCCAGCTCGCCCCCTTCGGTCACTGCTTACAGGAAGAGAGACATGGTTAATTTTGTGCTCATAATGGGCACGCTTCTGAAAGCTCTGAAAAACCTAACATCACGAgtggccaaaaaataaaaaaaacctaccAACAGACAAACTTGAAATAACAAAATAgagataaaatagaaaaatatttacatttaaaaggctATTATTTGATTTCAAACTTTAACTGAAGTGATTACAAAATATGCCAACTATTTAATTAATGGAAAGCAGAATTTGGTAAAAATAAAACGATTTCAgaataaatacaaatcacagGGCCTTAAAATtctatttttgttaaacttttagtaaattgcagtttaatattaaaatttCATTTAACAATTACAGCAGATTCTAGAaacaaatttagaaataaaacggAACttgaaaagaaatatatatatagtcattcaTATTCAtggtgaaaagtgtttttttattgaaaatgtatttttacagaaaTAATTAACAACATGATGAACTACCGTAATTCCTTAAATAAtaaccggtagtcaaataaacgccgggcctcttatagtggccgggggcgtggtcaacacggacaaataaagggCCAGTCTTAAATAAAGGGCGGGGcaaatttgtgcagcagagccagataatgaacgtacacgcccactgccggagtgtttctcgttctcgagtcaagaaccggttgcatcggttttcggatcaccagtacactgaaccgagaaacgcttctgtcggacgcgtccgattcgagaaccgaggagctgatgatactacgcatgcgtgattcagcatgaagcagactgaATTATAAATagaggcctgcctctaataaaagcctgcttcaaataaaagcctgttaccttctgcagttcaggtaaataaattACGGTATATGtcaattttgttttctatttgaccAATAAATGTAACAGCTTTTAGGACCCACATAAACCCATCTTGAGTCCTGTTAGTAGTCAAATTCATTTTCTTTCTCCTTTAATCTTGGTTTGGATACGTGTAGTGTGCCAATAAATGTTTCAGTCTAATTGGTATTCATTTCACACTGTGAAGTTTAGCATTTTGTGATTTACTGCTCATTTTTGTTTTGCTCCTAGTGCGAAGGTCAGTTAAATCTACAGCTTTTCTGATTACTTACTTTGGTCTGTCATCCATATTGCTGTGATAGCTTTGGTGGGAAAATCGATCacctctggaaaaaaaaaagtaatgtaatcaGTTATTCCTTTCCCACTAACACAAATGTAGTTCTATGCTGGTATAATGCATATTACACAAGATAATGACAGATTGGCCAGTGAACTCCTAAGAACTGCAacacttattaaaaaataaacacacacacacacacacacacttacatgtaattttatttcattacagTTATTTATTGATGCCCTTATTGAAAAACTCGAAGTACCTGCAGGGTGAGGAACTGCTACATTCTCTTACCCTCCTCtaggtggtggtggtggaggcAGAGGCAGATTTCGGGCCCTACTGCTCCCACGTCCTCCTCTGcttggtgggggtgggggtggtcCACGACGAGGGCTCATATCATCATAATCCCGTCTGGATGGAGGCATGGGACGACCTCCACGGCCAGGAGGCATGCGATCGAATCCTCCTCTGCCTCGCATTGGGAACCCTCCCATAGGCCGTCGCCCTCTTTCTTCATACATCATGGTGAAGCCGCCGTAATCATAGGTCTCATCATAAAAGTTTGGGTCATAGGGCTGGGCTCGACCTTTAATGGGAGCCTACAGATCATGCAGGACAAATATAAGCTTTATTTACCAACAAAGAAGAAACTTTGCTACAATGTCTAATGAGAAGAAACCGTTTGTCAGTATGTTTTCACCTCACCTCTGAAATCAGCTCTAGAATGACCTTGATGCACTCAACCACACGCTCAGGTTTACCCCCGACGAGCACTACACGGTCAGTGGAGTGGGGGCAACATTCCTGGAAGAGCTTGATTGTGGTCTGGGTATTCTTAAAATGAATGAACCAATTTCTCATTGTCAGggataattgtgtttttttttttttttgtgatgccgATTTAAATATTAAGCCACCTGGTTACTTACTCTATTTTACAATATGTGGAATTTTTTTGTACTGTGCTTACCTCCCTCAGTTCCTTGATCTTGGCACCTTTGACTCCAATAATGCCTCCGGCCAAGCTCTGATGAATCAGCAGACGCAGCTCACAGTCAAAGTCAGTCCCACTGTAGTGCTGATACTGCCAAACATACAGCGTAAAGGAACATTTAAGGACACATGGAAACCAACAGACATTTTGTCACATCCAATCAaagtgaatcgatgcattttGGTAAgacaaatatccatattcaaaatgtaataatcactttaatctagcttgcgctcactgttgtaaacggAAGCAGTTCCAAGGGAATGATGTTTGAGGTCAGCTTTGCGCATGAGCCACTCAGAAGTGACACACACCGAAAGGCAGCAGAgagattaaaacaaaacaacggtcactaattagaagtacaaaacaaggatttgtaacgAAGAATGTCAggggatttcgatataagccaagaggacacTGATTTTCCTTTGCTAGCTTAAGTAAgcaaactttgcttcctttgatcctgtaaacaaacgttggttttcacgaaATTCACCAGTGCATGCGAAACAATGACCTCATACGGCATCTGCCCAGAGCTGCTTCTTtgtacaactgttggcgcaagctacattaaagtgattattacgttttaaatatagatatttttctcacaaaaacacatcaattcGCTAAAGGAGGCCtatgttcaccccccggagccgtatgagacactttttttatggatgggagctttttatttaaattcttttgGATTAAgcactgtgaactaaccctttaagcattctacatttttaaaaagttttttaaagtattttatgctctgaattttcagcagccactacagaaattcttcagaaatcactctattatgctgacttggtgctcaaggaacatttcttgtcatcaacattaaaacattgaaaacagccGATAGCATTTAGAAAACCAGGATACTTTATTCAGGattcaaaaaaaaacatgaatagaaCAGCTTTTATCTGAAATTTAAACTTTTTCTTGTctttgtcacttctgatcaatttaatgtaccTTTGCTATATCATTAAATAtcaaagtattacaatttaaacaccTGGTTACAAAATTGAGCTTTTTCAGTAATTAATCAAAAAAGATTATAGTATAGCTTTACAATATTCTGAGTAGAACAGTGTACAAAGTCTTATAGAAAACTGAAGTCATTTATAGACTGAAAATCTCCAAATCATATGCATTTGAAACAAATgtacataaaatgttaatttaatggtGTCTTTAAGGCTTTCAATACTGGGTTTGATTTGCTCACCTCCTCCAGGGTAGGGATGATCTTCAGCAGAATCTCACCGATAGTCTCTATGTCAGCGCTCACACTCAGGATACTGTAGCAGCACATCGagacaaaagca includes the following:
- the LOC127957745 gene encoding heterogeneous nuclear ribonucleoprotein K isoform X4, whose protein sequence is METDIEQQEEETTFSNTDTNGKRPAEDMDEEQAFKRSRNTDEMVELRVLLQSKNAGAVIGKGGKNIKALRTDYNASVSVPDSSGPERILSVSADIETIGEILLKIIPTLEEYQHYSGTDFDCELRLLIHQSLAGGIIGVKGAKIKELRENTQTTIKLFQECCPHSTDRVVLVGGKPERVVECIKVILELISEAPIKGRAQPYDPNFYDETYDYGGFTMMYEERGRRPMGGFPMRGRGGFDRMPPGRGGRPMPPSRRDYDDMSPRRGPPPPPPSRGGRGSSRARNLPLPPPPPPRGGGDRFSHQSYHSNMDDRPNDRRGRAGDRYESMSGGGYGGRGSYSDIGGPVITTQVTIPKDLAGSIIGKGGQRIKQIRHESGASIKIDEPLEGSEDRIITITGTQDQIQNAQYLLQNSVKQYSGRFF
- the LOC127957745 gene encoding heterogeneous nuclear ribonucleoprotein K isoform X1, with product METDIEQQEEETTFSNTDTNGKRPAEDMDEEQAFKRSRNTDEMVELRVLLQSKNAGAVIGKGGKNIKALRTDYNASVSVPDSSGPERILSVSADIETIGEILLKIIPTLEEYQHYSGTDFDCELRLLIHQSLAGGIIGVKGAKIKELRENTQTTIKLFQECCPHSTDRVVLVGGKPERVVECIKVILELISEAPIKGRAQPYDPNFYDETYDYGGFTMMYEERGRRPMGGFPMRGRGGFDRMPPGRGGRPMPPSRRDYDDMSPRRGPPPPPPSRGGRGSSRARNLPLPPPPPPRGGGDRFSHQSYHSNMDDRPNSDRRGRAGDRYESMSGGGYDNNSSWEPFQSGGRGSYSDIGGPVITTQVTIPKDLAGSIIGKGGQRIKQIRHESGASIKIDEPLEGSEDRIITITGTQDQIQNAQYLLQNSVKQYSGRFF
- the LOC127957745 gene encoding heterogeneous nuclear ribonucleoprotein K isoform X3 codes for the protein METDIEQQEEETTFSNTDTNGKRPAEDMDEEQAFKRSRNTDEMVELRVLLQSKNAGAVIGKGGKNIKALRTDYNASVSVPDSSGPERILSVSADIETIGEILLKIIPTLEEYQHYSGTDFDCELRLLIHQSLAGGIIGVKGAKIKELRENTQTTIKLFQECCPHSTDRVVLVGGKPERVVECIKVILELISEAPIKGRAQPYDPNFYDETYDYGGFTMMYEERGRRPMGGFPMRGRGGFDRMPPGRGGRPMPPSRRDYDDMSPRRGPPPPPPSRGGRGSSRARNLPLPPPPPPRGGGDRFSHQSYHSNMDDRPNSDRRGRAGDRYESMSGGGYGGRGSYSDIGGPVITTQVTIPKDLAGSIIGKGGQRIKQIRHESGASIKIDEPLEGSEDRIITITGTQDQIQNAQYLLQNSVKQYSGRFF
- the LOC127957745 gene encoding heterogeneous nuclear ribonucleoprotein K isoform X2; amino-acid sequence: METDIEQQEEETTFSNTDTNGKRPAEDMDEEQAFKRSRNTDEMVELRVLLQSKNAGAVIGKGGKNIKALRTDYNASVSVPDSSGPERILSVSADIETIGEILLKIIPTLEEYQHYSGTDFDCELRLLIHQSLAGGIIGVKGAKIKELRENTQTTIKLFQECCPHSTDRVVLVGGKPERVVECIKVILELISEAPIKGRAQPYDPNFYDETYDYGGFTMMYEERGRRPMGGFPMRGRGGFDRMPPGRGGRPMPPSRRDYDDMSPRRGPPPPPPSRGGRGSSRARNLPLPPPPPPRGGGDRFSHQSYHSNMDDRPNDRRGRAGDRYESMSGGGYDNNSSWEPFQSGGRGSYSDIGGPVITTQVTIPKDLAGSIIGKGGQRIKQIRHESGASIKIDEPLEGSEDRIITITGTQDQIQNAQYLLQNSVKQYSGRFF